From the genome of Longispora fulva:
CCAAGGACCGGGTCGACATGACCGGGGTGGAACCCATCGACGAGTACGTCGAGGTGGTGGTCGACCGCAAGAGCCCGACCCGGATCGTCGTCCGGCTGCAGTCGCCGGGGCACGTGAGCACGGTCGAGGCCTTCTGGGAGAGGCCCGGCGTGTCCAAGGCGAACGTGCACGAGGACGACGAGGAATGGTGACTCCGACCGTCTGGTCCGGATTGTCGTTCTTAGAGGGATGTTAGTGAACATTTAGGAACCCCTTAACGCACCGAACTTTACGCTCCGTCATGTCTGGGTTGTGTCAGGCGGGCATCGGAGGCGACATGGGTTCACAGGAGTGGCGACGCATCTGTCTGGACCGGCAGCTGCCCCGCCCGCGTCTGCCCGCCGGGGTCGCCGTGCCGTCGCGGGTCTGTGCCCTCGCGCTCGTCCTGGTCGCGGTGGCCGGCGTGGTGGGCCTCGCCGGGCCGGCGCACCCCTCGGTGCCGGGGGCCGTCGTCGAGGCGCAGACCCGGACGACGGAACTGGTCGCCGGGGGCATCCGCACCACGGCGATCACCGGCCTGCAAAGCCTCCTCGCCGCCGCGGAGGGCTACGCGCACAACGAGGCCGGACGGGACCCGCGGCACCTCGCGGAATCGGTCGTGGGTGGACGATCGACGTGGCGGGGCAGCGTGGTACTCGACCACGGCGGAACCGTCCAGGCCTACGGCGGACCGGTCCCCGTCGGAAGCCTCGCCGCCGGCTCCACGGCGGCGGGGGTGACGTCGGTGCGCGACGCCGCCGGGGTGCACCTCGTGGGGTTCGTGCCCCTGGCCGACGGCCGGGAGCTGGTCGCGTCGACGACGCTGCGGCCGCACCTGGCGCGGGTCGACGCCGGGCAGAGTCTCGTGCTCGTGCCGCGGGTCGGCGGATGGGCGGTCGCCCAGGGGGCCGCCGTCAGCTCCGACGATCCGGTGCTGTCGCCCCTGGTGGCGCGCGCGGCGGCCGACGCGGCGGGGCGCGGCGCGGCGAGCGTGGTCGGGACCGCGGCGCGAGCCGGTGCCGCTCCCGGGCCTACGGGTACCGCGCCTGGACCGGGTGCCACGGCCGGAGCCGGGCCTGGGCCACATGCCACGGGCGGAGCGGGGCCTGCGGGGGCCGGGGGCGCGACCGCAGGGGGTGGTTCCGCGGTCGGTACGACGGTGCCGGTCGTCAGTGCCGTGTCCACCGGGGACTCCGGGCTCACCGTCGTCTCGGTAGCGCACGTCGCCCTCCAGCCGCAGGGCTCGCCCTGGAGCGGCCTTCCCCTCGCACTCAGCCTGTGCGGGGTCGCCGTGGTGTGCCTGGTCCTGGGCCACATCGGCATCGTCGCCCCGCTCCGCCGGCTGCGTACCCACTGCTCGGCGGCGGCGATCGGCGACGGCGGCACCCACGCACCCCGGTGGCGGACCCGGGAGGTGGCCCGGATCGCCGACAGCGTCCGACGGCTCCGACGCCCGGGGCAACCACGGCCGACCCGTCCGGCCCTGAGCACCTGGCTGGTCGCCGTGCTGTGCGCCGCCGCGCCGATCGGGTGGGCCGTGGCCGCGGTCGCCCCCGACCAGGGCCACGAGCCTCCGGTGCCGGCGCAGGTGGCCGTCGACCTGCAGAACCAGGTCGACATCGTCGGGCGGACAGTGCAGCAGGCCCTCGACAGCGGACTGGCCCAGGTCAGCACCGCGGCCGGGGCCGGTGCGCCCGGGGTCGGGGCAGGCGCGGCCGGGGCGGCCGGGGCCGGGCCGGCCGGAGCCGGAGCCGCCGGGCCCGGGGCGGCTGGAGCCGGGGCGTCCGGGGCGGGGGCAGGCTCGGCCGGGATACGCGCGCAGCTCGACGCCCTCGCGGCGAACGGCCGTTTCCGCAGCGTCTACGTCGTCGACGCCACCGGCCGGGTGACCGCCGGTCCCGCCGGACGTGAGCCGCTGCGTCCCGCCGGACCTGTCCCGCCGGGCAGCGGGGTGGTCGTCGACGAGCGGGTCACCCGGGTCCCAGCCCTCTACGCGCACGCCCGGCTGGCCCCGGGTTCGGACCTCGTCGCCGAGTACGACATCCGCTACCTCTCGGCGCTGCTCGGTCGGGCGGACGGCCGGTTGCGGCTGGTGGACGAGCGGTTCCGCACCTGGGTGGACACGGAGGGCTACCAGGCGTTCGGCACGGTCCGCAACCAGCGGCTGCGGGACGCTGGCACCGCGGCGTTCGCCGGGCGGAGTTCCGTCGGCACCGTCACCGTCGCGGGTAGCCGGGCCGTGGTCACGGCCGTCGCCCTCGACTCGGAGAGCGCGACCCGGCACCTCGGACTGGCCGTGATCGCCGAGCGGCGCACCGGTGACCTGGACCTCGTCGAGCGGCGCGAACGCCACCGGCGGCTCCTGGTCGCCCTGGCCGCGGTGACGGTCGGGCTCGGCGGGCTGGGCTGGCACCTGTTCCTGGTCGCGCTGCCGCTGCGCCGGCTGGCGGGGGCGGCGGGGCGGCTGGCGGACGGGGACACGCGTACCCCGATATCGCTGGCCCGGCAGGACGAGATCGGCGCGATCGCCCTGTGCCTGGACATCTGCCGCCAGGTCGCGCTGTACGGCCCGGAACGGCTCGGTGGCGCCACCCGGCTGCGCGGGGCCGTCGGGGTGCCCACCATGGTGCTGCCGATCATCCCGGGCCCGCGCGGACCGGACCCGGTCGGGGCCACCGCGCCCGTCCCGAGAGCCAGGGCTGTCGTTCCCGTGCCGCGGGCCGGGGCCGTCGTTCCCGCGCCGCGCGCCGCGTCCGCCGCGCCCGTGTCGCGGGTCGGGAGGCGCTGACATGTCGGTCCTCGCCCTCGCGTTCCTGGCCCTGTGCGTCGCGCTGCTGGTCGCCGGCGTCGTCGAACAACGCCACCACCACCGCCACCTGCGCGGCATTCCGACCCGGGTGCTCGTCAACGGCATCCGGGGCAAGAGCTCCATCACCCGGCTGTGCGCCGGAGCGCTGCGCGGCGGCGGGCAGGTGGTGGTGGCCAAGACAACGGGTACCGCCGCCCGGTTCATCTACCCCGACGCCACCGAGGAGCCGGTGTACCGCAAGTTCGGGATCGCCAACGTCGTCGAGCAGATCGGGATCGTCCGGCGCGCGGCGGCGTTCCACCCCGACGTACTCGTCATCGAGTGCATGGCCGTGATGCCGGCGTTGCAGGAGATCAACCAGTCCAAGCTCATCGAGTCCACGATCGGCGTGCTGTGCAACGTGCGGGAGGACCACCTCGCCGAGATGGGGCCCACGCTCGACGACGTGGCCCGGTCCCTGTCGCGGTCGATGCCCGTCGGCGGGATCTGCGTCACGGCGGAGCGGGACCGGGTGGAGATCCTCCGCGCGGAGGCCCGGCGGCGCGACTGCCGGCTGATCGAGGTCGACCCCGAGGGCGTCACCGACGAGGAGATGCGCGCGTTCGGCTGGATCACGTTCAAGGACAACGTGGCCATCGCCCTCGCGGTCGCCGAGCTGTGCGGCGTGCGGCGCGAGGACGCCTTCGCCGGCATGTGGGCCGCGCCGCCCGATCCGGGGGTGCTGACCGTCGAACGGTTCCGCGTCCCCGGCGGCGAACTGGCCGTCGCGAACGTGTTCGCCGCGAACGACCCGGAGTCCACCCTCCTCAACATCCGCCGCCTGCACGAACAGGACATGATCCGCCGCCCCCTGCACGTGGTGATCAACTGCCGGCCGGACCGGGTGGAGCGCAACGGGCAGATGGGCGCCCTGATCGGCGACATCGACCCGGAGCGGGTGATCCTGATCGGCGAGCCCACCCGCAGCGCCCGCGGCACGGTTCCCGCCGGCTGGCAGGACCGGATCTTCGACCTCGGTGGCCGGCGCTCCCCGCGCGACCTCCTCGACCAGATCACCGCCGGGGTCGACGGACACGTCTCCCTCGTCACGGTCGGCAACATCCACGGCCAGGGCGAGCTCCTCCTGGAGGAGTTGGCGACACTGCCCCGGGTCGACCACGCCACCCCCGGAAGGCCCTCATGATCACCGTCGAACTCGCCCCGGAGACCGCCACCCTCGCCCTCGGGGCCGGCCTCGTGTTCTCCCTGCTGTGCTACCTGATGACGAACCTGTCCCCCGGCGGCATGATCACCCCGGGCTGGCTCGCGCTGTCCCTGCTGCAGGACTACCGGCAGGCCGCCCTCGTGGTGGTGATGACGGCGGTCACCTACGGGGCGACGGTGCTGCTGCAGAAGGTCGTCATCCTGTACGGCAAACGCCTCTTCGCCGCGGTGGTGCTGCTCAGCGTTGTCCTGCAACTGTGCCTGTTCGCGCTGATCCAGCACGACTTCCCGCTGCTGTTCGTGCACGAGACGCTCGGCTTCGTCGCCCCGGGGCTCATCGCCTACCAACTGGTCCGCCAGCCGCCGCTCACGACGATCCTGGCGACAGTCACGGTGTCGGCGGCCGCGTACGCGGTGATGATCAGCGGTGTGCTCGCCGGGGTCGTGCCGTCCGTGTGAGAGCGGTCGTCCCCGTCCTCCGTCCACCACCGGAACAGGACCGGCACGGCTTGACAACCTCCGCTCCCATAGCGATTATCGATGCATCGAATATCGATAAGTGGAGGACGCTGTGGATACCGCCGCACGGACGCGCACGGGCTGGTTGGCCCGGACGCACAAGCTGCTCACCGCCATCCTGGTGTTCGACGTCATCGCGGCCCTCCTGGGCCTGACGGACCTGTTCCACTCCGACTGGGTCAGGGACGTCTCGATCAGGGTGTACCTGTCCGACATCTACCCGGACCTCGGCGACGCGTACGACCGGACCGCGCAGGACCTGCCGCACAGCCCCGCCGTCAACGTCCCTGACACCTTTTCCCTCGTCACCGTCCGGGTCACGCACCCCAGCGCGTTCCAGGCGGTCCTGTACGACCTCGGCCTGGGCTGGTTGACGGTCCTCGCCCTGATCCCGATCCTGCTCTTCGCCCGCCGGCTGGTCCGCGAGGCCTACCACCACGACCCGTTCACCCCGGAGATGATCCGCCGGGTCCGGAAGCTGGGGCTCCTCGTCCTGGGCTGCGGCGGCGGCGCGGAACTCGTCGCGCTGGCCGCGCGGGTCGCGTTGCAGAAGAGCGTGCTCCGCGACAGCGGCACGATCATGGCGGACTCCCCCAGCGTGCCCTGGTGGCTGTTGACCGGCCTGCTCGTGCTGGCGTTCGGCGAGATCCTCAGGCGCGGCGGCCAGCTCCGCGCGGAACTCGACGGGGTGATCTGATGCCCCCGGAGGACGAGCACCGCGTCGACGTCCACATCGACCGCCTCCTCGCCGAGCGCGGCATGACGGTGTCGGAGCTGGCCCGCCGGATGAACATCTCCCTGCCGAACCTGTCCATCCTGAAGAACGGCCGGGCCCGCGCCATCCGGTTCTCCACCCTCACCGCGCTGTGCGAGGCTCTGGACTGCCAGCCGGGCGACCTGTTCACGGTGCGGCGGGAACCGTAGGGAGGTGCCGGGCGAGGAAGTCCAACTCGCGCAGCTGGTCGGCGATCCGCTCGGCGACGACGACGCTGCCGTGCCCGGCGTCGAACCGGTGCAGCTCGTAGTGCTTGCCGAGCGCGTCGAGCCGGGCCACGTAGGTGTCGACCTGCCGGGCCGGGCAGCGCGGGTCGTTCTCGCCGACCGTGATCAGCACCGGCACCCGGACGTGCTCGACGTACGTGATCGGCGAGGACCGGGCCCACACCTCGGGGATCTCGTGCGGGGTGCCGCCGAACAGCGCCTGGTCGTACTCGCGGACCGGCTCCATCTCGTCCTCCCACAGGCCGACGACGTCGCCGATCGGCACGATGGCCAGCCCGGCGGCCCAGCGGTCCGGCTGGGTGCCGAGCCCGAGCAGGGTCAGGTACCCGCCCCAGGAGGCGCCGCCGATCACGCACCGGGCCGGGTCGACGATGCCCTCGGCGACCGCCCAGTCGTACACGGCGGCGGTGTCCTCCAGCTCGGGGAGGCCGGGGCGGCCGATCAGCGCGTCGCGCCAGGCGGTGCCGTAGCCGAGGGAGCCGCGGTAGTTGACGTGGATGACGCAGTACCCGGCGTCGACGTAGGCCGCGCGGCCCGGGTAGAACTGGTCGATGTCCTGGGCGTCGGGCCCACCGTGCAGCAGGAACACCGTCGGGTACGGTCCGGGCCCCTCCGGCCGGGCGATCAGGGCGTGCACGTCGCCGACCCAGGCGTCGGTCAACGGCACCGAACCGGGCGCCTCCGAGGCGAGCACGACCGTGCCGTCCAGCCGGCGGATCGCCGGGGCGTGCGCGGCCGAGGACCACCGGTACTCGACCGTCCCGTCCGGGCGGACCGCCGCGGCCATGATGGTGCCGCGCGGGGTGTCCAGCCGGGTCAGCTCGCCGGTGTCCAGGTCGTGCCGGTAGAGCTCGTCGCGCGCGTGGTGGCGGTGCCGCAGCAGAAGGGCCCGACCGTCCGGGTACCAGTCGGCGAAGACCTCCCCCGGCAGGTCCACCTCCGGCGCGTGTTCCGCGCCGGTGACCGGGTCCCAGATCAGCGGCCCCGGCCGGTCGTCGCGGTCCCGGGTGAGCAGCAGCCGGGTGCCGTCCGGCGCGAAGTCCACCACCCGCAGGCCGTGCTCGTCGACCAGCTCGCCGACCACCGTCCCGTCGGCGACGCGGAGCACCCGCACGGCCCGGTGCCGGGCGTCGGCGTACTCGGCGTGCTCGACGGCCAGCAGCGTCTCGTCGACGCTGAGCGCGCCGACCGAGGCGTCGACCCGACTGGAGTGCAGCAGCCGGCCGCCGACGTGGATCGTGACGCCCTCCTCGGTGGACAACCCGACGGCCTGGGTCGAGCGGCCGAGCACGAGCCCGACCGGCCAGCCGGGACCCAGCTCCGGGGTGGCCGGGACCGCCGGGGTCGCACCGTCGAACGGCTGGCGCATCCAGCGGCCGCGCTCGTCACCGGCGGTGTCGGCGAACCACCACACCTCCGAGCCGTCCCGGTCGATCACGGCGAGGGTGGTACCCGCCGGCCGGTCGGTGAGCTGGTGGTGGGTGTCGGTGGCGCGGTCCCAGGTGTGCACCTGCAGGGCGCCGGAGGCGTTGGACACGTAGACGGCGCGGTCCGGCGCGTCGGGGGCCCAGCGCAGGACCGGCAGGTTCGGGGCGCGGAACCGTTGTACCCAGCGGGGCTCATCAGACATCCGATCAGACTCGCACCCGCCGGTACCCCCGATCAATGGGTTTGAGTCGTTACCCGGGCGGCGCGACCGCGGCGTCGGGCTGACCCGCGCGCAGGAGCGAGTCGGCCACGAACCCGCTGGCCTTCAGCTCCTCGACGAGGTCCCGGAGGAACGCCACGGTCTCGGGCAGCCGGGTCCTCGTCGTGCCCACGGCCTGCTGGATCTGCATGAACCGTTCCCCGATCAGCCGCACCCCCGGGCGGGCGGCGACGAACTCCGTCATCGGCTGCCGGACGCCGGCCACCGCCTCCAGGCCCCCGCCGAGGAACTCCGCGGTCCCGTCCTCGCCGCGCACGAGGGTCGCGTGTTCCAGGGTGCGCGACAGGTACAGGTCGTAGGCCGACCCGCGGTTCACGCCGATCCGGACGCCCGGCCGGTCGACGTCGGCCGGCGTGGTCAGCGGCGAGTCGACGGGCACGGCGAACACGCCCTCGATCACGACGTACGGCGCGGTGAAGGCCACCTCCGCCGCCCGCGCGGGCTCGACGGCGAGAAAACACAGGTCCGCGCGGCCGGCGGTCATCGCGTCGAAGGACTTGCGCGCGGCGTCGAAACACACGAGTTCGACGGGTACGCCCAGCCGCGCGCCGACCTCGTGCGCGATGTCGACCGTGACACCGGTCGGCGCGGTGGCCGTGCCCTGGGCGAGCACCGGATTGCCCAGGTTGATGGAGGCCCGCAGGGTGCCGGTCGGCGCCAGGTCCCGGGAGATGATCTTCATGGGCCGAGCGTAGCGCCCGTAGGGTCGGTCGCTCCCGGGCGGGACACGACCCGACCCACGGCGGCGGCTACCCGAGCGTGACCCGGTCGAGGACCGGGCGGAACCCCAGGGCCCGGTACTTCCCGTCGGCCACGCCGTCGTCGGCGGACCCGAAGACGAGGACGTCACGAGCCGTCTCCGCCGCCGTGGCGCAGGCCGCCACGAAGGCCGCGTCGGCGTGAGTCTCGTCGTCCGGGGCGTAGACCGCGCTCAGGCGGACCATGCCGGCCACCGTGCGACTGCGGCCGGCCATCGCCACCGGCACCCCGTCGACCTCCCACAGCGTGATGCCCCCGACGCTGATCGGGTCGTCGACCACGTAGGCCAGGTCGCTGGGGTCGTCGGGGAACGCCGCCATCATCCGCTCGAACCACGACACCAACAGGTCGCGGTCCGCTGGCCCGGCCGTCCGGGCGCTTCCCCGGGGCGGGGCCGGTGGTTCCAGACGCTCCAGCCGGTACAGCGTGATCCGTGACCGCTCGGTGAGCCGCACACCGGTCCGGCGCTCCCAGGCCACCGCGACGGAGTCGGCCAGCCGGCCGTCCACTCCGATCCCCCGCGCACCGGCCAGGACGTCGGCGAGGTCCGCCATCCCGTCGGCGGGCACCATCGACAGCACAGGCGGGTGCCGTGGCGCCCGGACGAACGCGCCCGCGACGTCGCCACCGGCGGTCCGCCACCAGCCGTGGAGCTGATCGGTCGCCGCACTCGGCCGAGCGTGCAGGTAGGCGGCCTCCGTGAGCAGGACAGTGTGCTCGACCGGGCGGGACTCGAGGAACGCGCGCGCCGCGGCGAGGAAGACTCCGATGTCGGACGTGGTCGACCAGGTCATGGCCCCATCCTGCTACGTGGGCCGGTGTCTTTCCGCACCGGCCGATCCGGCGATCCCACACCATGTGGCCCGCCGGATCGACGCCGGTCCGGATCAGTCGCCGGTCTCCGCGGCCTTCCAGGACTCCGCCCTGGCCCGGTGCAGCTGGGACTGCCACAGCAGCGCCGGCCCGGCGCACAGGGCCGCGAAGCCCGCGAAGAAGCTGATCGCGAACCAGTAGTCGGTCGGAGCGTCCTCCTCCACCGTCTCGCCGGCCTTGGAGAAGAAGTAGAACGCCGCGACGAGGAAGATCAGCACCGTCACACTCCCGGCGACCAGGAAGACGCGGGCCCGAAGTGTCTCGCGCTCGGCGCGCGCCGCCGGCGGCAGGGCGGCGACGCCGCTGCGGCGTTCCCTGTCGGCCTCGAGAATCGCCCGGGCCTCGGTGTTGGTCAGCCCGAGCTCTCTGAGCAGACGCCGCTGCGGGATGAGCAGCAGCAGGCCGATGCAGATCCCGATGAATCCGCCGCCCCCCAGCGGGAAGGACACGTCGGCCGCCACGAGCAGGACGACTCCCGCGATGACCACTGCCAGAGTGGCCAGCAGCGAGATCTTCAGACGTCGGTTCGACTCACGCAGACGACGGAGGTCTTCCTCGCTGATTTCGCGCACCGCTTCCCGCCCTTCGCTCGGAAACCCTGTCGACGCTGGTCACTCGCGCGGCAGAGGAGGCCGGCCCTGTGGAAGTGGGCCGGAACGTCTATCCATCATAGACAGACAAGGCCTCCCTGCGGGAGTCCGGTTCCCGACCCTTTCAGGTGGAGTGCACCGGTCTCAGCACCTCAGCCAACGAGGGGGCGCGGTGCCCGGTCCGGACACCGCGCCCCCTCGTGACGGTCAGTGGTTGTACTGGAACCAGGGCTGGGTCCACCCGAGGTACGGCTTGCCCCACTGGCTCTTGATCTCCGCGATCGTCGTCTCGGTCAGGGTGCCGTTGCCGTGGATGTCGTTGGAGATGAACTTCCCGCCACCGATCGAGATCATCACGTGGCCGGCCCCGCCGGAGAAGAACGCCAGGCCACCGGCCGGGACGTTGGTGTCACCGGCGTGCCGGTACGCCGAGGGCACCTGGGTCCAGTGCACGTACGCCGTGGTCGAACCGCTCGCCGGGAAGCCGTAGGCCAGCCCCATGATGTGGTCGCACCGGTTGTAGTAGTCCGCGACGTACGACGTCGTCTTGTGGTTGATCGCCCACGTCACCGCCTGGGAACAGCTCCTCGGGTCACCCAGCCCGCTGGTCGAGCACGCGGGGCCCGAACCGCACAGCGGCGCGATGAGGTCGTCGGAGCCGGTGTACACGTACGTGTCGGTGATGTAGCCGGTGGAGATCTTGTCCCAGATGTTGCTGGTGCCGTACTTGCCGGTGACCGTGTCGCCGTAGGTCTGGCAGGTGATGTTCACCGAGGCGCCGCTGGCCACCGACCCGACAGCGCTGGAACTGACATGCGGCCCCGACCGGACGGTGACCGCCACCCCGCTGTCGGTGTGGACGGTGCCACTGGCCGCGAAGGCCGTTCCGGCGGTCAGCGTGACCACCGCCGTCAGCACCGCGCCGACGATCCCGAGACGGGCGAAGCCGCGGCGTGACGAGGCTGTGTGTGACATGTGTTCTCCCAGGGGTTGCGGTGCCGGGGCGAGCGACATGTCGACCCGCCGGGGCCTGTGGCATCGAGAGGTGGAACTCGTTGAAAGTAGCCACGGGGCATCGACGGTGTCCAGGATCTGACTGTCAGCAAACAGGTTCTGACAAGGCCTTACACCGCCATTGGCGTCGCGTTCGCGCGTCGGTCACCGTGGCGACGTCCGGGCCTCTCCCCTGTCGGACCAGCGTCGGGAGCCCCGGAACCGGCCGACCGTTGGCACATACTATGTGGATGATCCGGCTGGCGGTGGTCGACGACTTCCCGATGAACGTGCTCGGCTTCGAGCAGACGTTCGTGGCGGCTCCCGACGTCGTGGTCGTCTCCGGGGTGACCGACCCCGGCGAACTGCCGGCCGGGGACGCGTTCGACGTCGTGCTGTGCGATCTGTACCTCGACGGCGGGCAGCGGCCCTCCCTGGACGTGATCGAGGCACTGGCGGCCCGCGCGCACGTGCTGGTCGTGTCCCGCTCCGGCCGGCCGCTGGACGTCCGCTCCGCGCTCGCCCGGGGCGCGCGCGGCTACCTGACCAAGCGTGCCCCGCTGGCGGAGTTCCTGCCGGCGGTCCGGACGGTGGCCGCCGGGGACATCTACCTCACCGGGGAACTGGCCGACCTGCTCGCCGCCGCGGAGAACACCGACCCCCGGCTGTCCCCGCGCGAACGGGAGGTGGTGGAGCTGATCGCCAGCGGCCTGGCCAACAAGCAGATCGCCGCCCGGCTGTCGATCGACATGTCCACCGTCGACACGTACATAGACCGGATCAAACGCAAGTTGGGGGTACGCGGGAACCGCGTGGTGCTGGCCATGGAGGCCCTCCGGCTGCACTACCCGGACTTCCCGGCCGGCGACGTCCGGTGAGCCGGGCGGACCTCGCGCCGTCCGTCGCCGTGCCGGCAGCGGACAGCGCCGCGGCCGGCGCCGAGCGGACCCTGGCCGTGGCCGCCTTCGCCGGTCCGGTGGCCGGGCTGCTCCTGGTCGTCGGGCAGGCCGTGACGTTGCCAGCCTCCCCCGCCCGGCTGCCCCTGCTGGCGGTGTGCGTCACCGCCGCCGTGTCCGCCGGACTGCTGGCCGCCGTCTCCTGGCGGCGCGGCCGACTGCCGCCATCCTGGGTGGCCGTCGACGCCGTGCTCCGGGCGGCGCTGCTGGCCGCGTCGTTCCTGCTCTGCTGGTACGGCGGCGGTCTGGCGGCCACGACAGGACGGGACAACAGTCCGCTGTACGACTTCCTGGTCGTCACCGCGGCCGTCCCCGGCCTGGTCCCGTGGCCGCTGCCGGTGGCCATGGCGTCGGTGACCCTGGTCACGGCCACCTCGGTGGCCGGGGAGCTCCTCCTCGGCAACCCGATGTGGAACGTCGTGCCCAACTCGACGGCGTTCCACGGCTCGGCGTTGATCGCCGCCCTGGTCGCCCGGCAGGTGCGCGCCGTGGCCCGGCGGACCGACGCCTACCATCGCGAGACGGCCGAACGCGCCGCGGCCCTCTCCGCCGCCGACGAGCGCCGACGGCACACCGAACCGCTGCGGCAACGGGTGCTCACGACCCTCACGGAGGTACTGGAGTCCGGCGCGATCGCCGACCCCCGGCTCGCCGGCCAGGCCCGCCGGGAGGTGGCCTGGCTGCACGGGCTGCTCAGCCGCGGTCCACGCGAACCGGACGGCGACCTGCCGGACCTGCTCCGCGCGCTGGCCGGCGACCTCGCCGACACCGGCCTGCGGGTGGAGCTGGACCTGCCGGCCGGGGACCTGCCACCCGGCGGGCGGGGCGCGGCGGCGCTCGTCCAGGCGGCCCGCGAGGCGCTGACCAACGTCCGCAAGCACTCCGGGGCGGACGTGGCCCGGCTCAGCCTGCGGCGGACCGCCGACGGCTGGCTGGTCGAGGTGGCCGACGACGGCTGCGGCTTCGACCCGGCCGAGGTGCCGGTCGGGCTCGGCCTGGCCCGGTCGGTACGGGACCGGATGTCGC
Proteins encoded in this window:
- a CDS encoding HAMP domain-containing protein → MGSQEWRRICLDRQLPRPRLPAGVAVPSRVCALALVLVAVAGVVGLAGPAHPSVPGAVVEAQTRTTELVAGGIRTTAITGLQSLLAAAEGYAHNEAGRDPRHLAESVVGGRSTWRGSVVLDHGGTVQAYGGPVPVGSLAAGSTAAGVTSVRDAAGVHLVGFVPLADGRELVASTTLRPHLARVDAGQSLVLVPRVGGWAVAQGAAVSSDDPVLSPLVARAAADAAGRGAASVVGTAARAGAAPGPTGTAPGPGATAGAGPGPHATGGAGPAGAGGATAGGGSAVGTTVPVVSAVSTGDSGLTVVSVAHVALQPQGSPWSGLPLALSLCGVAVVCLVLGHIGIVAPLRRLRTHCSAAAIGDGGTHAPRWRTREVARIADSVRRLRRPGQPRPTRPALSTWLVAVLCAAAPIGWAVAAVAPDQGHEPPVPAQVAVDLQNQVDIVGRTVQQALDSGLAQVSTAAGAGAPGVGAGAAGAAGAGPAGAGAAGPGAAGAGASGAGAGSAGIRAQLDALAANGRFRSVYVVDATGRVTAGPAGREPLRPAGPVPPGSGVVVDERVTRVPALYAHARLAPGSDLVAEYDIRYLSALLGRADGRLRLVDERFRTWVDTEGYQAFGTVRNQRLRDAGTAAFAGRSSVGTVTVAGSRAVVTAVALDSESATRHLGLAVIAERRTGDLDLVERRERHRRLLVALAAVTVGLGGLGWHLFLVALPLRRLAGAAGRLADGDTRTPISLARQDEIGAIALCLDICRQVALYGPERLGGATRLRGAVGVPTMVLPIIPGPRGPDPVGATAPVPRARAVVPVPRAGAVVPAPRAASAAPVSRVGRR
- the pgsB gene encoding poly-gamma-glutamate synthase PgsB, translated to MSVLALAFLALCVALLVAGVVEQRHHHRHLRGIPTRVLVNGIRGKSSITRLCAGALRGGGQVVVAKTTGTAARFIYPDATEEPVYRKFGIANVVEQIGIVRRAAAFHPDVLVIECMAVMPALQEINQSKLIESTIGVLCNVREDHLAEMGPTLDDVARSLSRSMPVGGICVTAERDRVEILRAEARRRDCRLIEVDPEGVTDEEMRAFGWITFKDNVAIALAVAELCGVRREDAFAGMWAAPPDPGVLTVERFRVPGGELAVANVFAANDPESTLLNIRRLHEQDMIRRPLHVVINCRPDRVERNGQMGALIGDIDPERVILIGEPTRSARGTVPAGWQDRIFDLGGRRSPRDLLDQITAGVDGHVSLVTVGNIHGQGELLLEELATLPRVDHATPGRPS
- a CDS encoding poly-gamma-glutamate biosynthesis protein PgsC/CapC; amino-acid sequence: MITVELAPETATLALGAGLVFSLLCYLMTNLSPGGMITPGWLALSLLQDYRQAALVVVMTAVTYGATVLLQKVVILYGKRLFAAVVLLSVVLQLCLFALIQHDFPLLFVHETLGFVAPGLIAYQLVRQPPLTTILATVTVSAAAYAVMISGVLAGVVPSV
- a CDS encoding DUF2975 domain-containing protein, yielding MDTAARTRTGWLARTHKLLTAILVFDVIAALLGLTDLFHSDWVRDVSIRVYLSDIYPDLGDAYDRTAQDLPHSPAVNVPDTFSLVTVRVTHPSAFQAVLYDLGLGWLTVLALIPILLFARRLVREAYHHDPFTPEMIRRVRKLGLLVLGCGGGAELVALAARVALQKSVLRDSGTIMADSPSVPWWLLTGLLVLAFGEILRRGGQLRAELDGVI
- a CDS encoding helix-turn-helix domain-containing protein, whose product is MPPEDEHRVDVHIDRLLAERGMTVSELARRMNISLPNLSILKNGRARAIRFSTLTALCEALDCQPGDLFTVRREP
- a CDS encoding S9 family peptidase, whose amino-acid sequence is MSDEPRWVQRFRAPNLPVLRWAPDAPDRAVYVSNASGALQVHTWDRATDTHHQLTDRPAGTTLAVIDRDGSEVWWFADTAGDERGRWMRQPFDGATPAVPATPELGPGWPVGLVLGRSTQAVGLSTEEGVTIHVGGRLLHSSRVDASVGALSVDETLLAVEHAEYADARHRAVRVLRVADGTVVGELVDEHGLRVVDFAPDGTRLLLTRDRDDRPGPLIWDPVTGAEHAPEVDLPGEVFADWYPDGRALLLRHRHHARDELYRHDLDTGELTRLDTPRGTIMAAAVRPDGTVEYRWSSAAHAPAIRRLDGTVVLASEAPGSVPLTDAWVGDVHALIARPEGPGPYPTVFLLHGGPDAQDIDQFYPGRAAYVDAGYCVIHVNYRGSLGYGTAWRDALIGRPGLPELEDTAAVYDWAVAEGIVDPARCVIGGASWGGYLTLLGLGTQPDRWAAGLAIVPIGDVVGLWEDEMEPVREYDQALFGGTPHEIPEVWARSSPITYVEHVRVPVLITVGENDPRCPARQVDTYVARLDALGKHYELHRFDAGHGSVVVAERIADQLRELDFLARHLPTVPAAP
- a CDS encoding transporter substrate-binding domain-containing protein, whose amino-acid sequence is MKIISRDLAPTGTLRASINLGNPVLAQGTATAPTGVTVDIAHEVGARLGVPVELVCFDAARKSFDAMTAGRADLCFLAVEPARAAEVAFTAPYVVIEGVFAVPVDSPLTTPADVDRPGVRIGVNRGSAYDLYLSRTLEHATLVRGEDGTAEFLGGGLEAVAGVRQPMTEFVAARPGVRLIGERFMQIQQAVGTTRTRLPETVAFLRDLVEELKASGFVADSLLRAGQPDAAVAPPG
- a CDS encoding GNAT family N-acetyltransferase translates to MTWSTTSDIGVFLAAARAFLESRPVEHTVLLTEAAYLHARPSAATDQLHGWWRTAGGDVAGAFVRAPRHPPVLSMVPADGMADLADVLAGARGIGVDGRLADSVAVAWERRTGVRLTERSRITLYRLERLEPPAPPRGSARTAGPADRDLLVSWFERMMAAFPDDPSDLAYVVDDPISVGGITLWEVDGVPVAMAGRSRTVAGMVRLSAVYAPDDETHADAAFVAACATAAETARDVLVFGSADDGVADGKYRALGFRPVLDRVTLG
- a CDS encoding response regulator transcription factor, which encodes MIRLAVVDDFPMNVLGFEQTFVAAPDVVVVSGVTDPGELPAGDAFDVVLCDLYLDGGQRPSLDVIEALAARAHVLVVSRSGRPLDVRSALARGARGYLTKRAPLAEFLPAVRTVAAGDIYLTGELADLLAAAENTDPRLSPREREVVELIASGLANKQIAARLSIDMSTVDTYIDRIKRKLGVRGNRVVLAMEALRLHYPDFPAGDVR